From a single Pseudophryne corroboree isolate aPseCor3 chromosome 6, aPseCor3.hap2, whole genome shotgun sequence genomic region:
- the LOC134936123 gene encoding uncharacterized protein LOC134936123: protein MTGLPRGHHLRTGHRQRTDRHLCSRHRQQRADHQLRRKHREHTDRHLCATVQSSRSLSPVHQTTSAHRLSPVRQTPSATTPQDGRQTTAPARRPSPDRRLSRSSGTVTEEPQDTTLVDPSPDLFESTGLTDETFLGFEDSRADVSSQTLEKSSETRTSGAPGAAASQDGEVVPRTSSGLASGIGSYFRPDLLLQESSEDDEVEVQEAPVATSLSAQIQVVADIQEGQNPSTVQRVHTLASEIGTRQDTYTNVVGSRLDNIERTMEKMSNSLLELQKTLSDSTATILQVRMQDHRENMNVLHILAESMTRLVDNSSCLAESNKNMSESHRHSSSSQQVIATTLQMIYDKLPGPAHQHAGDPPYPPSQATRTPRTLPQVPSQYRQSQMYQGYTGMYPTPQMPPPPATQSSAAWAQRPSQHTPQPPRTSTPYQGEEDNPDRLPP from the exons atg acaggcctgcccagaggacatcacctgcgcacaggacatcgccagcgcacggaccgtcacctgtgcagcaggcatcggcagcagcgtgcggaccatcaactgcgccgcaagcatcgcgagcacacagatcgtcacctgtgcgccacagttcagtcatcgcgcagtttgtcacctgtgcaccagacgacgtcagcgcacagactatcacctgtgcgccagacaccgtcggcgaccacaccacaagatgggcgccaaactacagctcctgcgcgcaggccatcaccagatcgtcgtctctccaggagctctgggactgtgactgaagagcctcaagacacaacccttgtggacccatcacccgatctgtttgagtctacagggttaacagacgaaacttttcttgggtttgaggacagccgtgcagacgtatccagccagacccttgaaaagtcttccgaaacgaggacaagtggagctcctggagcagcggcatcacaggatggagaag tggtgccacggaccagcagcggactagcttcggggattggttcctacttcaggccggatctcctcctacaggagtcgtcagaggatgacgaggtggaagtgcaggaggctccagttgctacatccctgt ctgcccaaatccaagtggtggcagacatccaggaagggcagaatccctcaactgttcagagggttcacaccctggcatcggagattgggacccgccaggatacgtacacaaatgtcgtgggaagcagactggacaacattgagaggacaatggagaagatgtcaaacagtctgcttgaactgcagaagactctttccgacagcacggccacaatactacaggtCAGAATGCAAGATCATAGGGAGAATATGAACGTACTTCacattctggccgaatccatgacccggctcgtggacaacagctcatgtctggcagaaagcaataaaaacatgtcggagagtcatcgacactcctcatccagccaacaggtcatcgcaaccacactgcagatgatctatgataagctcccaggaccagctcatcaacacgctggtgatccaccatatccgccgtcgcaagccacaaggacgcctcgtacccttcctcaagtcccatcccagtacagacagtcacagatgtaccagggatatacagggatgtaccccaccccccagatgcctccaccaccggccacacaatcttcagccgcatgggcacagaggcccagtcaacatactccccagcctcccaggacatccacgccctatcagggggaagaagataatccggacagacttccaccataa